One region of Lathamus discolor isolate bLatDis1 chromosome 2, bLatDis1.hap1, whole genome shotgun sequence genomic DNA includes:
- the PLEKHA8 gene encoding pleckstrin homology domain-containing family A member 8 isoform X2: MEGVLYKWTNYLSGWQPRWFLLCGGILSYYDSQEDAWKGCKGSIQMAVCEIQVHPADNTRMDLIIPGEQYFYLKARNAVERQKWLVALGTAKACLTDSRTQKEKEFTENTEALKTKMSELRLYCNLLVQQVHKTKEASISGVSEPESEIDMGALLKSTCDTFLKTLEECMQIANTAFTSELLHQTPPGSPHLAVLRTNKIKHSVLSGHTPMERQMELNPCENGSVKVEINHQEQTLIKSLECLNLETNEGSRDVSIDNHIAEDLAGIKEDGESKLQAVESSGAHKLLQLEMNSLSGLTLCEEDRNDNDSPTFFSVMSNRFSDIELREEEGIPTEEFLESCYAIVPVLDKLGPTVFAPVKMDFVGNIKKINQKFITNKEEFDTLQKIVLHEVNAGVAQVRNSATEALLWLKRGLKFLKGFLTEVKNGEKNIQTALMTNDASNLQDITFSENHSFENGHLQADY; this comes from the exons gctgGCAGCCTAGATGGTTTCTTCTCTGTGGTGGCATTCTGTCCTATTATGACTCTCAGGAAGATGCCTGGAAGGGTTGTAAGGGAAGCATCCAAATGGCCGTGTGTGAAATCCAAG TTCATCCTGCAGATAACACACGAATGGACCTGATCATCCCAGGGGAACAATACTTCTATCTGAAGGCAAGAAATGCAGTTGAAAGGCAAAAGTGGTTGGTTGCACTAGGAACTGCCAAAGCCTGTCTGACTGACAGCAGGACACAGAAGGAGAAAG AGTTTACGGAAAACACAGAAGCCTTGAAGACCAAAATGTCTGAACTCAGACTGTACTGTAACCTCCTTGTTCAGCAGGTGCATAAAACAAAGGAAGCTAGCATTTCTGGCGTATCAGAACCAGAG AGTGAGATTGATATGGGAGCTCTGTTAAAATCAACCTGTGACACCTTCCTGAAGACTCTTGAAGAATGTATGCAGATTGCAAATACTGCCTTCACTTCTGAGTTACTGCATCAGACCCCACCAGGATCCCCACATTTAGCAGTTCTCAGAACAAACAAG ATAAAGCACTCTGTTTTGTCCGGTCACACCCCAATGGAAAG gCAGATGGAATTGAACCCCTGTGAAAATGGCTCTGTAAAAGTAGAAATTAACCATCAAGAGCAAACCCTTATTAAAAGTCTGGAATGTTTAAACCTGGAAACAAATGAAGGAAGTAGGGATGTTTCTATTGACAATCACATAGCAGAGGATTTGGCAG GCATtaaagaagatggagagagCAAGCTGCAAGCTGTAGAAAGCTCTGGTGCCCACAAGTTGCTGCAGTTGGAAATGAATTCTTTAAGTGGATTGACACTGTGTGAGGAAGACAGAAATGACAATGATTCTCCTACCTTCTTCAGCGTCATGAGCAATAG GTTCAGTGATATTGAACTTCGGGAGGAGGAGGGCATTCCAACAGAAGAGTTTCTGGAGTCATGTTACGCAATTGTGCCTGTTCTTG acaAGTTGGGGCCAACTGTTTTTGCTCCTGTAAAAATGGATTTTGTAGGTAACATCAAG aaaataaaccagaaatttATAACCAACAAGGAAGAATTTGATACTCTTCAGAAGATAGTGCTGCATGAAGTGAATGCAGGTGTAGCACAAGTTAGAAACTCTGCTACGGAGGCTCTCCTGTGGCTGAAAAG AGGCCTAAAGTTCTTGAAAGGGTTTTTGACAGAAGTGAAGAATGGGGAAAAGAATATCCAAACAGCTCTGA tgactAATGATGCAAGTAATCTCCAAGACATAACTTTTTCTGAAAACCACAGTTTTGAAAATGGCCACCTTCAAGCGGATTATTAG
- the PLEKHA8 gene encoding pleckstrin homology domain-containing family A member 8 isoform X1, whose translation MEGVLYKWTNYLSGWQPRWFLLCGGILSYYDSQEDAWKGCKGSIQMAVCEIQVHPADNTRMDLIIPGEQYFYLKARNAVERQKWLVALGTAKACLTDSRTQKEKEFTENTEALKTKMSELRLYCNLLVQQVHKTKEASISGVSEPESEIDMGALLKSTCDTFLKTLEECMQIANTAFTSELLHQTPPGSPHLAVLRTNKIKHSVLSGHTPMERQMELNPCENGSVKVEINHQEQTLIKSLECLNLETNEGSRDVSIDNHIAEDLAGIKEDGESKLQAVESSGAHKLLQLEMNSLSGLTLCEEDRNDNDSPTFFSVMSNRFSDIELREEEGIPTEEFLESCYAIVPVLDKLGPTVFAPVKMDFVGNIKKINQKFITNKEEFDTLQKIVLHEVNAGVAQVRNSATEALLWLKRGLKFLKGFLTEVKNGEKNIQTALNNAYGKTLRQHHGWVVRGVFALALRAAPTYEDFVAALSVEDCDPQEETFYKGMQRDLNIYLPAMEKQLNILDTLYEVHGLESDEVV comes from the exons gctgGCAGCCTAGATGGTTTCTTCTCTGTGGTGGCATTCTGTCCTATTATGACTCTCAGGAAGATGCCTGGAAGGGTTGTAAGGGAAGCATCCAAATGGCCGTGTGTGAAATCCAAG TTCATCCTGCAGATAACACACGAATGGACCTGATCATCCCAGGGGAACAATACTTCTATCTGAAGGCAAGAAATGCAGTTGAAAGGCAAAAGTGGTTGGTTGCACTAGGAACTGCCAAAGCCTGTCTGACTGACAGCAGGACACAGAAGGAGAAAG AGTTTACGGAAAACACAGAAGCCTTGAAGACCAAAATGTCTGAACTCAGACTGTACTGTAACCTCCTTGTTCAGCAGGTGCATAAAACAAAGGAAGCTAGCATTTCTGGCGTATCAGAACCAGAG AGTGAGATTGATATGGGAGCTCTGTTAAAATCAACCTGTGACACCTTCCTGAAGACTCTTGAAGAATGTATGCAGATTGCAAATACTGCCTTCACTTCTGAGTTACTGCATCAGACCCCACCAGGATCCCCACATTTAGCAGTTCTCAGAACAAACAAG ATAAAGCACTCTGTTTTGTCCGGTCACACCCCAATGGAAAG gCAGATGGAATTGAACCCCTGTGAAAATGGCTCTGTAAAAGTAGAAATTAACCATCAAGAGCAAACCCTTATTAAAAGTCTGGAATGTTTAAACCTGGAAACAAATGAAGGAAGTAGGGATGTTTCTATTGACAATCACATAGCAGAGGATTTGGCAG GCATtaaagaagatggagagagCAAGCTGCAAGCTGTAGAAAGCTCTGGTGCCCACAAGTTGCTGCAGTTGGAAATGAATTCTTTAAGTGGATTGACACTGTGTGAGGAAGACAGAAATGACAATGATTCTCCTACCTTCTTCAGCGTCATGAGCAATAG GTTCAGTGATATTGAACTTCGGGAGGAGGAGGGCATTCCAACAGAAGAGTTTCTGGAGTCATGTTACGCAATTGTGCCTGTTCTTG acaAGTTGGGGCCAACTGTTTTTGCTCCTGTAAAAATGGATTTTGTAGGTAACATCAAG aaaataaaccagaaatttATAACCAACAAGGAAGAATTTGATACTCTTCAGAAGATAGTGCTGCATGAAGTGAATGCAGGTGTAGCACAAGTTAGAAACTCTGCTACGGAGGCTCTCCTGTGGCTGAAAAG AGGCCTAAAGTTCTTGAAAGGGTTTTTGACAGAAGTGAAGAATGGGGAAAAGAATATCCAAACAGCTCTGA ACAATGCTTATGGAAAGACATTACGGCAGCACCATGGGTGGGTTGTCCGCGGGGTCTTTGCA TTAGCTTTAAGGGCAGCTCCAACTTACGAAGACTTTGTGGCAGCTCTGTCTGTAGAGGATTGTGATCCTCAGGAAGAAACATTTTACAAAGGAatgcagagggacctcaacattTACTTACCAGCCATGGAAAAGCAGCTAAATATCTTGGACACTCTCTATGAAGTACATGGTTTGGAGTCAGATGAGGTGGTATGA